From the genome of Arthrobacter alpinus, one region includes:
- a CDS encoding acyl-CoA synthetase, giving the protein MYLTQGLHRSLQADPDGIATIYKDRVRSYREHADRIARFAGALQKIGVQAGDRVAMLSMNTDRFAEYLLAVPWAGAAVNPVNIRWSPAEIAYSMTDSETHVLLIDDAFLPMVPLLRDKAPGLTTLIHCGDGPTPEGLLSYEDMVAGSGPVPDAYRSGDDLAGVYYTGGTTGFPKGVMLSHTNFVTSGLGTVASGELLKAGSTLLHAAPMFHLADLAAWCGLTILGGTHVMVPFFEPTSVFKAIEEHKPTDVLLVPTMIQVLVDHPDAGNYDLSSMERMLYGGSSISEGVLNRTKERFPGVRLTQAYGQTEAAPVITLLLPDDHVGDRMRSGGRPAPHCQVAILDLDGTEARPGDVGEICAKGAHVMQGYWNNPEASAEALRGGWLHTGDLGYMDAGGFVFVVDRLKDMIVTGGENVFSAEVENALSKHPAVASSAVIGVPDEKYGERVHAVVVLSPDHSATAEELAAHCKEHIAGYKVPRSFEFLEALPMSGAGKILKRNLRDSYAAAQN; this is encoded by the coding sequence ATGTACCTAACCCAAGGATTGCACCGTTCACTTCAGGCGGACCCGGATGGCATCGCCACTATTTACAAGGACCGGGTGCGGAGTTATAGGGAGCACGCCGACCGGATTGCCAGGTTTGCCGGGGCACTGCAAAAGATTGGTGTGCAGGCGGGGGACAGGGTCGCCATGCTGTCCATGAACACGGACAGGTTCGCCGAATACCTGCTGGCCGTGCCGTGGGCCGGGGCCGCCGTGAACCCTGTCAACATCCGCTGGAGCCCGGCAGAGATTGCCTACTCCATGACGGACTCGGAGACGCATGTTCTGCTCATTGACGATGCCTTCCTGCCCATGGTGCCACTTCTGCGGGACAAAGCGCCCGGGCTGACCACGTTGATCCACTGCGGTGACGGACCCACCCCGGAGGGTCTGCTCTCCTACGAGGACATGGTGGCCGGCTCCGGGCCCGTGCCGGATGCGTACCGCAGCGGCGACGATCTCGCCGGGGTCTATTACACGGGTGGCACCACCGGATTCCCCAAAGGCGTCATGCTCAGCCACACCAACTTCGTCACCTCCGGCCTGGGTACCGTTGCCTCGGGTGAGCTGCTGAAGGCCGGCTCCACGCTGCTGCACGCGGCGCCCATGTTCCACCTGGCAGACCTCGCGGCCTGGTGTGGGCTGACCATCCTGGGCGGCACACACGTCATGGTGCCGTTCTTCGAACCCACCAGCGTGTTCAAGGCCATTGAGGAACACAAACCCACTGACGTGCTGCTGGTGCCCACCATGATCCAGGTTCTGGTGGACCATCCCGACGCCGGAAATTATGACCTCTCCTCCATGGAGCGCATGCTCTACGGCGGCTCCTCCATCTCCGAGGGCGTGCTCAACCGCACCAAGGAACGCTTCCCTGGTGTGCGCCTGACCCAGGCGTATGGTCAGACGGAGGCTGCGCCGGTCATCACACTGCTGCTGCCCGATGACCACGTAGGCGATCGCATGCGCTCCGGCGGACGCCCGGCCCCGCACTGCCAGGTGGCCATCCTGGATCTGGACGGCACGGAGGCGCGTCCCGGTGACGTCGGTGAGATCTGCGCCAAGGGAGCCCACGTCATGCAGGGCTACTGGAACAACCCCGAGGCAAGCGCCGAGGCGTTGCGCGGCGGTTGGTTGCACACCGGCGACCTGGGCTACATGGACGCCGGCGGTTTTGTCTTCGTTGTGGACCGGCTCAAGGATATGATCGTCACCGGCGGCGAGAACGTGTTCTCCGCCGAGGTGGAAAACGCACTGAGCAAGCACCCCGCCGTGGCCTCCTCGGCCGTCATTGGCGTCCCGGATGAGAAGTATGGCGAGCGCGTGCACGCCGTCGTGGTCCTTTCCCCGGACCATAGCGCAACGGCGGAGGAACTGGCGGCCCAT
- a CDS encoding crotonase/enoyl-CoA hydratase family protein gives MNTAAAAGPNQAGSQAGATTGPAAKGPAFTQAWTAFTVAEAPNPGVAVVRLTGPGRGNMMGLAFWEELPRVFGALDADDTVRAVVLAGAGNHFSTGLDVQEVLGSWLGRLGPGAPAQAAARTELRGLIRGLQDAITSVAACRKPVIAAVHGWCIGGGVDLISAADVRLASADAKFSIREARLAIVADVGSLQRLRGIIGEGHLRELAITAKDIPASRAEKIGLVNDVYAEPAELMAAALAMAAESAANSPLAVAGTKAVLNEGREEDIARGLRHVALWNSSFLHSEDLLEAVQAMAENRPGVFTGK, from the coding sequence ATGAACACTGCGGCCGCGGCCGGGCCCAACCAGGCAGGAAGCCAGGCCGGGGCCACAACAGGACCCGCCGCCAAAGGGCCCGCCTTCACCCAGGCCTGGACCGCATTCACTGTGGCAGAGGCACCCAACCCGGGAGTCGCCGTCGTGCGTCTGACCGGTCCGGGCCGCGGCAACATGATGGGGCTCGCGTTCTGGGAAGAACTGCCCCGGGTTTTTGGGGCCCTTGATGCCGATGACACGGTGCGGGCCGTGGTGCTGGCCGGTGCCGGAAACCACTTCAGCACCGGCCTGGACGTGCAGGAGGTGCTGGGCTCGTGGCTGGGAAGGCTGGGTCCCGGCGCCCCGGCGCAGGCCGCCGCACGGACCGAATTGCGGGGTCTCATCCGGGGCCTGCAGGACGCCATCACCTCCGTGGCCGCCTGCCGGAAGCCTGTCATTGCAGCCGTGCACGGCTGGTGTATTGGCGGCGGTGTCGACTTGATCAGCGCCGCCGATGTCCGCCTGGCCAGTGCTGACGCCAAGTTCAGCATCCGGGAGGCGCGGCTGGCGATCGTGGCCGACGTCGGAAGTCTCCAGCGCCTGCGCGGCATCATCGGCGAGGGGCACCTGCGCGAGCTGGCAATCACGGCCAAGGACATCCCGGCAAGCCGGGCGGAGAAAATCGGCCTGGTCAATGACGTCTACGCGGAGCCTGCGGAACTGATGGCTGCGGCTTTGGCCATGGCCGCGGAAAGTGCGGCAAACTCGCCGCTGGCCGTGGCCGGCACCAAGGCCGTGCTGAATGAGGGCCGCGAGGAGGACATTGCCCGCGGGCTGCGGCATGTGGCGCTGTGGAATTCATCGTTTTTGCACAGCGAGGACTTGCTCGAGGCCGTGCAGGCCATGGCGGAGAACCGTCCGGGAGTGTTCACGGGAAAATAG
- a CDS encoding 3-hydroxyacyl-CoA dehydrogenase NAD-binding domain-containing protein has product MSYTNTIRWEQDGDGVVILTLDDPNQSANTMNGDYIASMQAAVERLAAEKAGITGVVLVSAKKTFFAGGELKDLVTSTPEDAQKIFDLGQQVKAQLRILETLGKPVVAAINGAALGGGLEIALAAHHRVAADTRGSVIGLPEVTLGLLPGGGGIVRTVRLMGIADATMKVLLQGQKYKPRKALEIGLVHEVVDSVEELIPAAKAWIKANPEAVQPWDVPKYRIPGGTPSTPAFAANLPAFPANLRKQLKGANYPAPRAILAAAVESTQVDFDTALEIESRYFVEVVTGQVSTNMIKAFFFDMGHISAGGSRPAGYEKYTAKKVAVLGAGMMGAGIAYVCARGGMDVVLKDVSLEAAERGKAYSKTLTDKAVQRGQQTQEQADALLAKITPTAEAADLAGADLVIEAVFESVAVKQKAFAEIQDLLGENAVLGSNTSTLPITTLAEGVKAQENFIGLHFFSPVDKMPLLEIIAGANTSDETLAKAFDIAQQIKKTPIVVNDSRGFFTSRVIGTFMNEAIAMLGEGIAAPSIEQAGLQAGYPAPPLQLADELNLTLMSKIQKETKSGLEADNGVQKYRHHAGYDVIDTMLEKFDRKGKLAGAGFYNYADGHRTGLWEGLKETYGGTVEIPFQDMKERMLFAESLETVKCVDEGVLRSVEDANIGSILGIGFPAWTGGVLQYMNGYDGGLAGFVDRSRELAAQYGEHFLPPASLVAKAEAGERY; this is encoded by the coding sequence ATGAGCTACACAAACACCATTCGCTGGGAACAAGACGGAGACGGCGTTGTCATCCTGACACTGGATGACCCGAACCAGTCTGCCAACACCATGAACGGCGACTATATTGCCTCCATGCAGGCTGCCGTGGAGCGTCTCGCGGCAGAGAAGGCGGGCATCACCGGCGTCGTGCTTGTCTCCGCCAAGAAGACCTTCTTTGCCGGAGGCGAGCTGAAGGACTTGGTCACCTCCACCCCGGAGGACGCCCAAAAGATCTTTGACCTGGGCCAGCAGGTCAAGGCCCAGCTGCGCATCCTGGAAACCCTCGGCAAGCCCGTGGTGGCCGCGATCAACGGTGCGGCACTGGGCGGCGGGCTGGAAATCGCGCTTGCCGCCCACCACCGGGTCGCCGCGGACACGCGCGGCTCGGTCATCGGCTTGCCCGAGGTCACCTTGGGTCTGCTGCCCGGCGGCGGCGGGATTGTGCGCACGGTGCGCCTGATGGGCATTGCCGACGCCACCATGAAAGTGCTGTTGCAGGGCCAAAAGTACAAACCCCGCAAGGCCCTGGAAATCGGGCTGGTCCACGAGGTCGTGGACAGCGTGGAGGAACTGATACCCGCAGCCAAGGCGTGGATCAAGGCGAACCCGGAGGCCGTGCAGCCCTGGGATGTGCCCAAGTACCGGATCCCCGGCGGCACCCCCAGCACCCCGGCGTTTGCCGCGAACTTGCCAGCGTTCCCTGCGAACCTGCGCAAGCAACTCAAGGGCGCCAACTATCCGGCCCCGCGCGCCATCCTCGCCGCCGCAGTGGAAAGCACCCAGGTGGATTTCGACACGGCACTGGAAATTGAGTCGCGCTACTTCGTGGAAGTCGTGACCGGTCAGGTCTCCACGAATATGATCAAGGCGTTCTTCTTCGACATGGGCCACATCAGCGCCGGCGGCAGCCGCCCGGCAGGATACGAGAAGTACACGGCCAAGAAGGTTGCGGTGCTCGGCGCCGGCATGATGGGCGCCGGCATCGCCTATGTGTGTGCCCGCGGCGGCATGGACGTTGTGCTCAAGGACGTGTCCTTGGAGGCGGCGGAACGCGGGAAGGCCTACTCAAAGACACTGACTGACAAGGCCGTCCAGAGGGGCCAGCAAACCCAGGAGCAGGCTGATGCGCTTCTCGCCAAGATTACCCCGACCGCCGAAGCGGCGGACCTGGCCGGGGCCGATCTTGTCATAGAGGCAGTCTTTGAAAGCGTGGCGGTGAAGCAGAAGGCGTTCGCCGAAATCCAGGACCTCCTGGGGGAGAACGCGGTGCTGGGCTCAAACACTTCAACGCTGCCCATCACCACACTTGCAGAGGGTGTGAAGGCACAGGAGAATTTCATCGGCCTGCACTTCTTCTCGCCCGTGGACAAGATGCCGCTGCTGGAAATCATCGCCGGCGCGAACACCTCCGACGAAACACTTGCCAAGGCCTTCGACATCGCCCAGCAGATCAAGAAGACCCCCATCGTGGTCAATGATTCCCGCGGCTTCTTCACCTCCCGCGTGATCGGCACCTTCATGAATGAGGCCATCGCCATGCTGGGAGAGGGCATTGCCGCGCCATCCATTGAACAGGCAGGCCTGCAGGCCGGCTACCCGGCCCCGCCGCTGCAGCTCGCCGACGAGCTGAATCTGACCCTCATGTCCAAGATCCAGAAGGAGACCAAGTCAGGGCTGGAAGCCGATAACGGTGTGCAGAAATACCGCCACCACGCCGGCTACGACGTCATCGACACCATGCTGGAGAAGTTTGACCGCAAAGGCAAGCTCGCCGGCGCCGGCTTCTACAACTACGCCGACGGCCACCGCACCGGCCTCTGGGAAGGCCTCAAGGAGACCTACGGCGGCACCGTGGAGATCCCCTTCCAGGACATGAAGGAGCGCATGCTCTTCGCCGAATCCCTGGAAACCGTCAAGTGCGTGGATGAGGGGGTGCTGCGCAGCGTGGAGGACGCCAACATCGGCTCCATCCTAGGCATCGGCTTCCCCGCCTGGACCGGTGGCGTGCTCCAATACATGAACGGGTACGACGGCGGACTGGCAGGTTTTGTGGACAGGTCCCGCGAGCTGGCGGCCCAGTATGGCGAGCACTTCCTGCCGCCGGCTTCCCTGGTTGCCAAGGCTGAAGCGGGGGAGAGGTACTGA
- a CDS encoding acetyl-CoA C-acetyltransferase, which translates to MSEQAEAFVYDAIRTPRGRGKKGSLHGTKPIDLVVGLIDALRERHPDLDENLIDDLILGVVSPIGDQGAVIARTAVIAAGLPDTVGGVQLNRFCASGLEAVNVAAQKVRSGWDQLIIAGGVESMSRVPIGSDGGAWAMDPATNYDSYFVPQGVGADLIATMEGFSRVDVDAYAVRSQRLAARAWKEGRFANSVIPVKDQNGLVVLDHDEHMRPESTPESQAGLRPAFATMGEAGGFDAVALQKFHAVEKIDHVHTAANSSGIVDGAALVLVGSAAVGEHLGLKPRARIVATATSGADPTIMLTGPTPATEKLLRTAGLTVADIDLFEINEAFASVVLKYQRDLGIPDEKLNVNGGAIAMGHPLGATGAMILGTVLDELERTDKRRAVVTLCIGGGMGVATLIERV; encoded by the coding sequence GTGAGCGAACAAGCCGAAGCATTTGTCTACGACGCCATCCGCACCCCGCGCGGCCGCGGCAAGAAGGGGTCGCTGCACGGGACCAAGCCGATCGACCTCGTGGTGGGCCTGATCGACGCCCTGCGCGAACGCCACCCGGACCTGGACGAAAACCTGATCGACGACCTGATCCTCGGCGTCGTCTCCCCGATCGGTGACCAGGGGGCTGTGATTGCCCGCACGGCCGTGATTGCCGCCGGCCTGCCGGACACTGTGGGCGGCGTACAACTCAACCGCTTCTGCGCCTCCGGCTTGGAGGCCGTCAACGTCGCCGCGCAGAAGGTGCGCTCGGGCTGGGATCAGCTCATCATCGCCGGAGGCGTGGAGTCCATGTCCCGCGTGCCCATCGGCTCCGACGGCGGCGCCTGGGCCATGGACCCCGCCACCAACTACGACTCCTACTTTGTCCCGCAGGGCGTGGGTGCCGACCTCATCGCCACCATGGAGGGCTTCAGCCGCGTTGACGTTGACGCGTACGCGGTGCGCTCCCAGCGCCTCGCCGCCCGTGCCTGGAAGGAGGGCCGCTTCGCCAACTCGGTCATCCCCGTCAAGGACCAGAACGGGCTGGTGGTCCTGGACCACGACGAGCACATGCGCCCCGAGTCCACCCCGGAATCCCAGGCCGGCCTGCGCCCGGCCTTCGCAACCATGGGCGAGGCCGGCGGTTTCGACGCCGTCGCACTGCAAAAGTTCCATGCCGTGGAGAAGATTGACCACGTCCACACCGCCGCCAACTCTTCGGGGATTGTCGACGGCGCCGCCCTGGTTTTGGTGGGCAGCGCCGCGGTGGGGGAGCATCTGGGACTGAAACCGCGGGCCAGGATTGTGGCCACGGCAACGTCGGGCGCGGACCCCACCATCATGCTTACCGGCCCCACCCCGGCCACAGAGAAACTGCTGAGGACTGCGGGGCTCACCGTGGCGGATATTGATCTCTTCGAGATCAACGAGGCCTTCGCGTCCGTGGTGCTGAAGTACCAGAGGGACTTGGGCATTCCGGACGAGAAGCTGAACGTCAACGGCGGCGCCATCGCTATGGGCCACCCGCTCGGGGCAACAGGCGCCATGATTTTGGGCACCGTGCTGGACGAGCTGGAGCGCACCGACAAGCGCCGGGCCGTGGTGACGTTGTGCATTGGCGGCGGTATGGGCGTGGCAACTTTGATTGAGAGGGTCTAA
- a CDS encoding acyl-CoA dehydrogenase family protein has translation MSTTQSTSTWIDEDLLDVQSLLQDFFTKEVAPLEEKFQAQGAPDKALYARAGELGLSGMSIPEEYGGGGGTFANLALLLQEQTKAGAGSLGFAVSEGIVAHYLLAYANEEQKVRWLAKMCSGEWVGAIAMTEPGTGSDLQAITTRAVRDGDDYLVSGSKTFISNGQLCDLVVIAAKTDTSLGAKGISLLVAEVNDDTPGFSRGRKLDKLGLKGQDTSELFFENLRIPAANILGGEEGKGFYQLMNQLPQERLITAIMAQAMSEAAVEATLEYTKTREAFGKPLFELQNTRFELAECATITRVNRVFLDDCITRHVNGGLDAATASMAKYWITDRTAEVVDRCQQLFGGYGYMMEYPIAGMYADNRVLRVLAGANEVMKELIARSL, from the coding sequence ATGTCAACAACTCAGTCAACATCGACATGGATCGACGAGGATCTGCTCGACGTACAGTCCCTTCTGCAAGACTTTTTTACTAAGGAGGTTGCCCCGCTTGAGGAGAAGTTCCAGGCCCAGGGCGCCCCTGACAAGGCGCTGTATGCCCGCGCCGGGGAACTTGGTCTCTCCGGCATGTCCATCCCTGAGGAATACGGCGGCGGCGGTGGCACCTTCGCCAACCTGGCACTGCTGCTACAGGAACAGACGAAGGCAGGTGCGGGCAGCCTGGGCTTCGCAGTCAGCGAGGGCATCGTGGCCCATTACCTGCTGGCCTACGCCAATGAGGAGCAAAAGGTCCGCTGGCTGGCCAAGATGTGCAGCGGCGAATGGGTGGGTGCCATTGCCATGACAGAACCCGGCACCGGATCCGACCTGCAGGCCATCACCACCCGGGCCGTCCGCGACGGCGATGACTACCTGGTGAGCGGCTCGAAAACCTTCATCTCCAACGGCCAGCTGTGCGACCTGGTGGTCATCGCCGCCAAGACGGACACCAGCCTGGGGGCCAAGGGCATCTCGCTGCTGGTCGCCGAGGTCAATGATGACACCCCGGGTTTCTCCCGCGGCCGCAAGCTGGACAAGCTCGGACTCAAGGGCCAGGACACCTCGGAGCTGTTCTTCGAGAATCTGCGCATCCCGGCCGCCAACATCCTGGGCGGGGAAGAGGGCAAGGGCTTCTACCAGCTCATGAACCAGCTGCCGCAGGAAAGGCTCATCACCGCCATCATGGCACAGGCTATGAGCGAGGCCGCCGTAGAGGCCACGCTCGAGTACACCAAGACCCGCGAGGCATTCGGCAAGCCGCTTTTTGAACTGCAAAACACCCGCTTTGAGCTGGCCGAATGCGCCACGATCACCAGGGTCAACCGCGTGTTCCTCGACGACTGCATCACACGGCACGTCAACGGCGGGTTGGACGCTGCAACGGCGTCCATGGCCAAGTACTGGATCACCGACAGAACCGCCGAAGTGGTGGACCGCTGCCAGCAGCTCTTTGGCGGCTACGGCTACATGATGGAATACCCCATCGCCGGCATGTACGCAGACAACCGCGTGCTGCGGGTGCTTGCCGGGGCCAATGAGGTCATGAAGGAACTCATTGCCCGCTCGCTTTAA
- a CDS encoding enoyl-CoA hydratase-related protein, producing the protein MTAETTTAYTAIVYAVADRIATVSLNRPEARNGYTLTMAHELEHAFLAADADPTVQVVVFTCVGKDFSVGADLSGGGFDVSGTDPDADWQEPAGRCSKTIYGMNKPVIAALRGVSVGGGMTITLSCDFRLASTDSRFSFPFSRRGIFPEGASVWYLPRLVGISKATDWMLTGRLFGASEALDAGLVTSVHEPEAVLGAAYELARDIIANTSEVSTAVIKQMLNRLSGLDSPIPVHAIDSRLIAGLSRHSDAVEGVKSFLEKRPPAFPMTVPGDLPQLLPWIETDQTP; encoded by the coding sequence ATGACTGCTGAAACCACCACTGCTTACACGGCCATTGTCTACGCCGTTGCCGACCGCATCGCGACGGTTTCCCTGAACCGTCCCGAGGCGCGAAACGGTTACACACTGACCATGGCGCACGAGCTCGAGCACGCCTTTCTGGCTGCCGACGCCGACCCCACCGTTCAGGTTGTGGTGTTCACGTGCGTAGGCAAAGATTTTTCGGTGGGTGCGGATCTCAGCGGCGGAGGCTTTGACGTCTCCGGCACCGATCCCGACGCAGATTGGCAGGAACCGGCGGGACGCTGCTCCAAGACCATCTATGGCATGAACAAGCCGGTCATCGCGGCCCTGCGCGGGGTTTCCGTGGGCGGCGGAATGACCATCACGCTCTCCTGCGACTTCCGCCTCGCCTCCACCGACTCCCGTTTTTCCTTCCCGTTCAGCCGCCGCGGCATTTTCCCCGAGGGAGCCTCGGTCTGGTATCTGCCGCGCCTGGTGGGCATTTCCAAGGCCACTGACTGGATGCTCACCGGCCGCCTCTTTGGCGCCAGTGAAGCGCTCGACGCCGGATTGGTCACCTCGGTGCACGAGCCGGAAGCCGTGCTGGGCGCCGCTTATGAACTGGCCCGGGACATCATTGCCAACACCTCGGAGGTGTCCACGGCCGTGATCAAGCAAATGTTGAACCGGCTCAGCGGGCTTGACTCCCCCATCCCCGTGCATGCTATCGACTCCCGGCTCATTGCAGGGCTGAGCCGGCACAGCGACGCGGTTGAGGGCGTAAAGTCCTTCCTGGAGAAACGGCCGCCGGCCTTCCCCATGACGGTGCCGGGCGACCTGCCGCAGTTGCTTCCCTGGATAGAGACAGACCAAACACCGTGA
- a CDS encoding TetR/AcrR family transcriptional regulator — protein sequence MTLPSPAPIRQRLNPDERRQQILVCAQKLFSERAYEDVSATDIAASAGVARGLINHYFGNKRELYLEVIKVSSTVSKVAVATLPMGSLEERIDLAVAWFLDSLEKSGGMWLSFGGGLGRDPDLEKILIAAENESIELLIEACGLSGRTAGLEQIRAMFRVYAQLARSGAREWLLRKTLTRPQVHALLASTLRVIAEEAVAAI from the coding sequence GTGACACTTCCCAGCCCTGCCCCGATCCGGCAGCGACTCAACCCCGACGAACGCCGCCAACAGATTCTTGTGTGCGCGCAGAAGCTGTTTAGCGAGCGGGCCTACGAGGATGTTTCCGCGACGGACATTGCAGCGTCGGCGGGGGTGGCCCGCGGGCTGATCAACCACTATTTCGGCAACAAGCGCGAGCTGTACCTGGAGGTCATCAAGGTCAGTTCCACGGTGTCGAAGGTGGCTGTGGCCACGTTACCTATGGGTTCCCTGGAGGAACGGATCGACTTGGCGGTGGCCTGGTTCCTCGATTCTCTGGAGAAGTCCGGCGGCATGTGGCTGTCCTTCGGCGGCGGATTGGGGCGCGATCCGGACCTGGAGAAGATCCTGATCGCGGCTGAGAACGAGTCCATTGAGCTGCTGATTGAGGCCTGCGGACTGTCCGGGCGGACCGCAGGGCTCGAACAGATCCGGGCAATGTTCCGAGTTTATGCGCAACTGGCCCGCAGCGGTGCCCGTGAATGGCTGTTGCGCAAGACGCTGACCCGCCCACAGGTTCATGCGCTGTTGGCCAGCACTCTGAGGGTCATAGCCGAAGAAGCAGTCGCCGCCATCTAA
- a CDS encoding SDR family oxidoreductase — MGNLGGKTLLMSGGSRGIGLAIAVRAARDGANVVLIAKTDTPDPRLEGTIHTSAAAIEAAGGKVLAVVGDVRDDETIASAVVQAVATFGGIDIVVNNASVISLDGTLKVSPKRYDLMQDVNVRGTFMLSKAALPFLLEAENPHILSLCPPLNLSQKWLGMNPAYTLAKYGMTLTALGFAAEFAAQGVASNALWPRTTIATAAVANILGGDEMIRRSRTAAIMADAAHAILTTNSRELTGQAIIDEELLRARGMEDFSGYAVDPSVELMIDLYVDQ; from the coding sequence ATGGGGAACCTGGGCGGAAAAACCCTGCTGATGTCGGGCGGCTCGCGCGGGATCGGGCTGGCCATCGCCGTGCGCGCCGCCCGCGACGGGGCCAATGTGGTCCTGATCGCCAAGACGGACACCCCGGACCCCCGGCTGGAAGGCACCATCCACACCTCAGCTGCAGCGATTGAGGCCGCTGGCGGGAAGGTGCTGGCCGTGGTCGGCGATGTCCGCGACGACGAGACGATCGCCTCCGCCGTGGTGCAGGCTGTGGCGACGTTCGGCGGGATCGACATCGTGGTGAACAACGCCTCCGTGATCTCCCTGGACGGCACGCTGAAGGTTTCACCCAAGCGATACGATCTCATGCAGGATGTGAACGTGCGAGGCACCTTCATGCTGTCCAAGGCGGCGCTGCCTTTTCTATTGGAGGCGGAGAATCCGCACATCCTTTCGCTATGCCCGCCGCTGAACTTGTCACAGAAGTGGCTCGGCATGAATCCGGCCTACACCCTGGCGAAGTACGGCATGACGCTGACGGCGCTGGGCTTTGCGGCCGAGTTTGCGGCCCAGGGGGTTGCTTCGAATGCGCTGTGGCCGCGCACCACGATTGCAACTGCCGCCGTGGCGAACATCCTGGGCGGGGACGAGATGATCCGGCGATCGCGCACGGCCGCCATCATGGCCGACGCCGCGCACGCGATCCTCACCACCAACAGCCGGGAACTGACGGGCCAGGCCATCATCGACGAGGAGCTACTGCGTGCCCGCGGCATGGAGGACTTCTCCGGCTACGCCGTGGACCCGTCGGTGGAGCTGATGATCGACCTCTACGTGGACCAGTAG